One Thermococcus kodakarensis KOD1 genomic window carries:
- the glpK gene encoding glycerol kinase GlpK — protein MEKFVLSLDEGTTSARAIIFDRESNIHGIGQYEFPQHYPRPGWVEHNPEEIWDAQLRAIKDAIQSARIEPNQIAAIGVTNQRETTLVWDKDGKPLYNAIVWQCRRTAEMVEEIKREYGTMIKEKTGLVPDAYFSASKLKWLLDNVPGLREKAEKGEVMFGTVDTFLIYRLTGEHVTDYSNASRTMLFNIKKLDWDDELLELFDIPESVLPEVRESSEVYGYTKKELLGAEIPVSGDAGDQQAALFGQAAFEAGMVKATYGTGSFILVNTDKMVLYSDNLLTTIAWGLNGRVSYALEGSIFVTGAAVQWLRDGIKIIKHASETEELATKLESNEGVYFVPAFVGLGAPYWDQFARGIIIGITRGTGREHLARATLEAIAYLTRDVVDEMEKLVQIKELRVDGGATANDFLMQFQADILNRKVIRPVVKETTALGAAYLAGLAVDYWADTREIAELWKAERIFEPKMDEKTRERLYKGWKEAVKRAMGWAKVVDSAKSN, from the coding sequence ATGGAAAAGTTCGTTCTTTCTCTTGACGAGGGTACAACTTCCGCCAGGGCAATAATCTTCGACAGGGAGAGCAACATCCACGGAATAGGCCAGTATGAGTTCCCCCAGCACTATCCAAGGCCGGGATGGGTCGAGCACAATCCCGAGGAGATATGGGACGCCCAGCTCAGGGCGATAAAAGATGCCATCCAGAGCGCTAGAATAGAGCCGAATCAGATAGCGGCGATAGGAGTTACCAACCAGCGCGAGACGACGCTTGTATGGGACAAAGATGGTAAGCCGCTCTACAACGCAATAGTCTGGCAGTGCAGAAGAACGGCTGAAATGGTTGAGGAGATAAAGCGTGAGTACGGGACGATGATAAAGGAGAAGACCGGCCTCGTCCCCGATGCCTACTTTTCTGCCTCGAAGCTCAAGTGGCTCCTTGACAACGTTCCAGGTTTAAGGGAGAAGGCCGAGAAAGGCGAGGTGATGTTCGGAACGGTCGATACCTTCCTCATCTACCGCCTTACAGGAGAGCACGTTACGGACTATTCCAATGCCTCAAGGACGATGCTCTTCAACATTAAGAAGCTCGACTGGGACGATGAGCTCCTTGAGCTCTTCGACATTCCTGAGAGCGTTTTACCTGAGGTCAGGGAGTCTAGTGAAGTTTACGGCTACACAAAGAAGGAGCTTCTCGGGGCTGAGATTCCCGTAAGCGGCGATGCAGGTGACCAGCAGGCGGCCCTCTTCGGACAGGCGGCGTTCGAGGCGGGAATGGTGAAGGCCACCTATGGTACGGGGAGCTTTATCCTCGTGAACACGGACAAGATGGTGCTCTATTCGGACAACCTGCTCACGACGATAGCATGGGGCCTAAATGGAAGGGTCAGCTACGCCCTCGAGGGGAGCATTTTCGTAACTGGAGCGGCAGTCCAGTGGCTCAGAGACGGAATAAAAATCATAAAGCATGCCTCTGAGACAGAGGAACTCGCCACAAAGCTTGAGAGCAACGAAGGCGTTTATTTCGTTCCCGCCTTCGTTGGTCTAGGGGCTCCCTACTGGGATCAGTTTGCCAGGGGCATTATAATCGGCATAACGCGCGGCACGGGCAGGGAGCATCTCGCGAGGGCGACGCTTGAGGCGATAGCATACCTTACCAGGGATGTTGTTGACGAGATGGAAAAGCTCGTCCAGATCAAGGAGCTCCGCGTCGATGGTGGCGCCACCGCAAACGACTTTCTCATGCAGTTCCAGGCGGACATCTTGAACAGAAAGGTGATAAGGCCCGTCGTGAAGGAGACAACGGCTCTTGGCGCCGCTTACCTCGCGGGGCTTGCCGTTGATTATTGGGCGGACACGAGAGAAATAGCCGAGCTGTGGAAGGCTGAAAGAATTTTCGAGCCGAAGATGGATGAGAAAACTAGGGAGAGACTCTACAAAGGCTGGAAAGAAGCAGTAAAGAGGGCTATGGGGTGGGCAAAGGTCGTTGATAGTGCAAAATCAAATTGA
- a CDS encoding AAA family ATPase produces the protein MRIVEIEVNNFRSLRAVKMPLDELTVLIGRNGAGKSSLLQALDLFFNPNAKYSEEDFYNRDTSKPIRIAIKFRLENDKEREEFQKYVINEDNDHDYIKVVKIMKFPASKSNQSYHGVVKSIPQFSNLPSRKEDLIERYKGLQKEFPDLPHLGSKPTKKKILEALEEYKNSHPEKWEETLQEDQFFGYKEVGHGKIDKFIKFLLVPAVKSVSEETEYKKGSIITELTQLIIEEHIRSIPEFNRLEKRYKHLLKSLEAHRKTGKDKLFSELSNELTQILEKFAPNTQANISWGNLDDFKIPLPVPTVLVTEDGFETSAERVGHGTQRALLFSLLQYMTAKRHELNKMKNVGRDSDEKDQKLTLLLVIEELELYQHPQRQKHLHKLFKDLAGNTFGGFNIQVMYSTHSPFLISTDTFDSLRVFKKIKTQKSRKLRETKIYWYPQQELQKDLKRYGIDSPSKHVKKFTTTVNPVMSEGFFADKVVLVEGESDRAALEVVAEHNGVDLNGNNISIIPVGGKGNILTAYLMFNGFNIPTYPIWDLDLYPDEMNKKLFSAVQYKTKRTPTSPIVRKNFAVFNKNLEDVIKNDLGEKNWGVLFSKLKRENLVISGKDLKNYTPMRRFIELWYYPPNDIKDRLSRDASLKILERIVEKISRL, from the coding sequence ATGAGGATAGTCGAAATTGAGGTTAATAATTTCAGGTCACTAAGAGCTGTAAAAATGCCCCTCGATGAACTTACAGTGTTGATCGGGAGAAATGGAGCTGGAAAATCATCGCTATTGCAGGCATTAGATTTGTTTTTTAACCCAAATGCCAAGTATTCCGAGGAAGACTTCTATAACAGAGATACGAGCAAACCCATACGAATTGCCATTAAATTTAGACTTGAGAACGATAAAGAACGTGAGGAATTTCAAAAATATGTGATAAATGAAGACAATGATCATGACTATATAAAAGTCGTGAAGATTATGAAATTTCCAGCATCAAAATCCAACCAGTCTTACCATGGAGTTGTCAAGAGTATTCCCCAGTTTTCAAACTTACCTTCGAGGAAAGAGGACTTAATAGAAAGATACAAAGGGCTACAGAAAGAATTTCCCGATTTACCCCATTTAGGGAGTAAGCCTACTAAGAAAAAGATTCTTGAAGCACTTGAAGAGTACAAAAACTCGCATCCTGAGAAATGGGAAGAAACACTGCAAGAAGACCAGTTTTTTGGATATAAAGAAGTCGGTCATGGAAAGATTGACAAGTTTATAAAGTTCTTATTAGTGCCCGCAGTTAAAAGTGTCTCTGAAGAGACTGAATACAAAAAGGGGAGTATTATTACAGAACTTACCCAATTGATAATAGAAGAACATATAAGGTCAATTCCTGAGTTTAATCGTCTAGAAAAGAGGTATAAACACTTACTTAAAAGTCTAGAGGCACACAGAAAAACAGGAAAGGATAAGCTATTCTCTGAACTTAGCAACGAGCTAACACAAATCCTAGAAAAATTTGCACCAAATACACAAGCCAACATCAGTTGGGGTAATCTAGATGATTTCAAGATCCCACTACCAGTCCCAACTGTGTTAGTTACAGAAGACGGTTTCGAAACGAGTGCCGAACGAGTTGGTCATGGTACGCAAAGGGCTCTTTTGTTCTCTTTATTGCAGTATATGACTGCAAAAAGACATGAACTCAATAAAATGAAAAATGTGGGTAGAGATTCAGATGAAAAAGATCAGAAATTAACTCTACTTTTGGTTATTGAAGAACTAGAGTTATATCAACACCCTCAGCGTCAAAAGCATCTGCACAAATTATTCAAGGATCTTGCTGGGAATACTTTTGGTGGATTTAATATACAGGTAATGTACTCCACTCATTCTCCTTTTTTAATTAGTACTGACACATTTGATAGCCTGAGAGTATTCAAGAAAATTAAAACCCAAAAATCACGTAAACTAAGAGAGACCAAAATTTATTGGTATCCACAACAGGAACTTCAGAAAGACCTAAAACGCTACGGGATAGACTCCCCATCAAAACACGTTAAAAAATTCACGACTACAGTAAATCCTGTGATGAGTGAAGGATTCTTCGCGGATAAAGTAGTATTAGTTGAGGGAGAAAGTGACAGAGCCGCTCTAGAGGTCGTTGCTGAACATAACGGTGTTGACCTCAATGGCAACAATATTTCAATAATCCCCGTAGGCGGGAAGGGGAACATACTTACGGCATATTTAATGTTTAATGGATTTAATATTCCAACGTACCCTATATGGGATCTAGACCTGTATCCCGATGAAATGAACAAAAAATTGTTTAGTGCAGTACAGTACAAAACTAAAAGGACACCTACTTCCCCTATTGTGAGGAAGAATTTCGCAGTCTTTAACAAAAATTTAGAAGACGTAATAAAAAACGACTTAGGTGAGAAAAATTGGGGGGTGTTGTTTAGTAAACTAAAACGAGAAAATCTTGTCATTAGTGGAAAGGATTTAAAGAATTATACCCCCATGAGACGATTCATTGAACTATGGTATTATCCACCAAATGACATCAAAGACAGGTTATCCCGCGATGCCTCTCTTAAAATACTGGAAAGAATAGTTGAAAAGATATCACGATTGTAG
- a CDS encoding alpha/beta hydrolase, producing MGLLLSIFVLAVIVFLAFVAFVGYKMVKPPRLVEDWTPKDLGFDYEDVEFTTEDGVKLSGWWVDNGSNKTVIPLHGYTASRWYSLYMKPTVEFLLKEGYNVLVFDFRAHGKSGGNYTTVGDKELLDVKAAVEWLKKTHPERAGKIGLIGFSMGAMVTIRSLAEIEDVCCGVADSPPMYLDKTGARGLKYFANLPEWLYVFVKPFTKLFSGGKEIHPIEYADRVKKPLLIIAGEKDPLVKVEEVREFYERNRKINPDIELWVTDAPHVRTLKFHPEEWKARVREFFNRAFNNP from the coding sequence ATGGGATTGCTCCTTTCCATTTTTGTCCTTGCAGTCATTGTTTTTCTCGCGTTTGTGGCCTTCGTCGGCTACAAGATGGTCAAACCCCCGAGGCTGGTTGAGGACTGGACGCCAAAGGACTTGGGCTTTGACTACGAAGACGTCGAGTTCACAACGGAAGACGGCGTTAAACTCAGCGGCTGGTGGGTTGACAACGGGAGCAATAAGACTGTAATTCCGCTCCACGGCTACACTGCGAGCAGGTGGTACTCCCTTTACATGAAGCCGACCGTCGAGTTCCTCCTAAAGGAGGGCTACAACGTCCTCGTCTTTGACTTCCGCGCCCACGGAAAGAGCGGAGGGAATTACACAACGGTTGGCGACAAAGAGCTCTTGGACGTTAAGGCCGCCGTGGAGTGGCTGAAAAAGACCCACCCGGAGAGGGCAGGCAAGATTGGACTCATCGGCTTCTCAATGGGGGCTATGGTCACCATAAGGTCGCTCGCAGAGATTGAAGACGTCTGCTGCGGCGTCGCCGACAGTCCGCCAATGTATCTGGACAAAACCGGGGCAAGGGGTCTGAAGTACTTCGCTAACCTTCCAGAGTGGCTCTACGTCTTTGTCAAGCCATTTACGAAGCTCTTCAGCGGCGGAAAGGAGATACATCCCATCGAGTACGCGGACAGGGTCAAGAAACCACTTCTCATAATAGCCGGGGAAAAAGACCCGCTCGTTAAGGTGGAAGAAGTCAGGGAGTTCTACGAGAGGAACAGGAAGATCAACCCGGACATTGAGCTGTGGGTTACCGATGCACCCCACGTTAGAACCCTCAAGTTCCACCCAGAGGAGTGGAAGGCAAGAGTCAGGGAGTTTTTTAACAGAGCCTTCAACAACCCATGA
- a CDS encoding DUF2334 domain-containing protein, translating to MKKLLVITTALILAIGAGIFLYENREYYSPDLSITQNDSVSESHANTSSTFPSSCRLVILVHDVSPVYLKELKEITEIIDEYGMANNTYFFVIPNHAGKHPIDKDPDFVNFLKESQAKGYHIELHGYMHEYREFDCDAGTARKKLELGLEELRALNFSPSYFVPPNYAISEDALKVVLSHNLSVITKDTLYTPQGTSYKIMNREYTWYLSNSSAKFSLTLKRAKHDYTRCRGTFYLSIHPKAVNYGAGLKFLREFLSFAVERNSPNHER from the coding sequence ATGAAAAAATTGCTGGTAATAACAACGGCACTTATCCTGGCAATCGGGGCGGGCATCTTTCTGTATGAGAATCGGGAATATTACTCTCCGGATTTGTCCATAACCCAGAACGATAGTGTGTCAGAGAGTCACGCCAACACATCCAGCACATTTCCTAGCTCCTGTCGGCTTGTTATCCTCGTCCACGATGTAAGCCCGGTTTACCTCAAAGAGCTTAAGGAAATAACCGAGATAATCGACGAATACGGCATGGCCAACAACACGTACTTCTTTGTGATCCCAAACCACGCGGGAAAGCATCCCATAGATAAGGATCCCGATTTTGTAAATTTCCTGAAAGAGTCCCAAGCTAAAGGTTACCATATAGAGCTCCATGGCTACATGCATGAATACAGAGAGTTCGACTGCGACGCGGGAACTGCGCGCAAGAAGCTGGAGCTTGGCCTGGAAGAGTTGAGGGCACTGAACTTTTCGCCCAGCTACTTCGTACCTCCCAACTACGCCATATCTGAAGATGCCCTGAAGGTAGTGCTATCCCACAATCTGAGCGTTATAACCAAGGACACATTGTACACTCCCCAAGGAACTTCATACAAAATCATGAACAGGGAGTACACCTGGTACCTTTCGAATTCAAGTGCTAAGTTCAGCCTCACATTGAAAAGAGCAAAACATGACTATACGAGATGCAGGGGCACCTTCTACTTATCAATTCACCCAAAGGCCGTAAACTATGGGGCAGGACTCAAGTTTCTGAGGGAGTTCCTCTCCTTCGCCGTTGAAAGGAACTCTCCCAACCACGAACGTTGA
- a CDS encoding SLC45 family MFS transporter produces MEVAEFKYSRIFLLGFGFFGISIIWALYNAYIPLFLQDTFHMNRTITGFIMTIDNLFAVLLLPFLGALSDMTRTRLGRRKPYILLGAPSAALMFALIPVAREHGNLALFMGTIIFMNFFMALFRSPVVAFMPDITPSEKRSQANGIINFMGGLGALLAYFGGKVLYDMSYAYPFYAGALIMLLANLLVVLFVPEPEEYRVPGKKINLRELLSETSRKSFGELKENLKDVFASHERSLLAILLAIFFWFIAFNSLETFFTSYVKYHLYGIPVGAAETEITRKIESTGAFMLGMFSLSFMIFAIPAGFLGARIGRRKTITLGLLTIIAIILAAFFIGETSKPQEVALTDPVIMKFMGLFFVGGIGWAMINVNSLPMVVDMTVDEKVGGYTGLYYFFSQAANLVAPPFAGALLDLIGYETLLPFAMAFFLLALIAMQFVRRGDVKGGAEDVYEYVPDMD; encoded by the coding sequence ATGGAAGTGGCGGAGTTCAAATACAGCAGGATTTTCCTGCTCGGCTTCGGTTTCTTCGGTATAAGCATAATATGGGCTCTTTACAACGCATACATACCGCTATTTCTCCAAGACACGTTCCACATGAACAGGACGATAACTGGATTCATAATGACGATAGACAACCTCTTTGCAGTCCTGCTTCTGCCCTTCCTGGGCGCGCTCAGCGACATGACGAGGACAAGGCTCGGAAGGAGAAAGCCGTACATCCTGCTCGGCGCACCTTCAGCCGCGCTGATGTTCGCGCTCATTCCCGTGGCGAGGGAACATGGCAACCTTGCTCTTTTCATGGGCACAATAATCTTCATGAACTTCTTCATGGCGCTCTTCCGCTCACCGGTCGTTGCGTTCATGCCCGATATAACCCCCAGCGAAAAGAGGAGCCAGGCTAATGGTATAATCAACTTCATGGGCGGCCTCGGAGCCCTTTTAGCATACTTCGGCGGCAAAGTGCTCTACGACATGAGCTACGCCTACCCGTTCTACGCGGGCGCCCTTATTATGCTCCTTGCAAATCTGCTGGTTGTGCTCTTTGTTCCTGAGCCCGAGGAATACCGCGTTCCGGGTAAAAAGATAAACTTGAGAGAACTCCTCTCAGAGACCTCACGCAAAAGCTTCGGCGAGCTCAAGGAGAACCTCAAGGACGTCTTCGCCAGCCACGAGAGGAGCCTTCTTGCAATACTCCTGGCGATATTCTTCTGGTTTATAGCTTTTAACTCCCTTGAGACGTTCTTCACAAGCTACGTCAAGTACCACCTCTATGGAATTCCCGTTGGAGCGGCTGAAACGGAGATAACGAGGAAAATAGAAAGCACGGGTGCCTTCATGCTTGGAATGTTCAGCCTCAGCTTCATGATCTTTGCAATACCCGCAGGATTCCTTGGAGCGAGAATAGGAAGGAGGAAAACGATAACCCTCGGTCTCCTAACGATAATCGCGATAATCCTTGCGGCGTTCTTCATCGGCGAAACATCAAAGCCACAGGAAGTTGCACTCACAGACCCCGTTATCATGAAGTTCATGGGCCTGTTCTTCGTCGGGGGAATAGGCTGGGCCATGATTAACGTCAACTCGCTACCAATGGTCGTTGACATGACCGTGGACGAGAAAGTCGGCGGCTACACAGGACTCTACTACTTCTTCAGCCAGGCGGCCAACCTGGTGGCACCGCCTTTCGCAGGTGCACTGCTTGATCTGATAGGCTACGAAACCCTCCTGCCGTTTGCAATGGCGTTCTTCCTGCTGGCACTGATAGCGATGCAGTTCGTCAGGAGGGGTGATGTCAAGGGTGGCGCCGAGGACGTTTACGAGTACGTCCCCGATATGGACTGA
- a CDS encoding glycerophosphodiester phosphodiesterase family protein has translation MRVLTLGHRGCRGKIENTIPAFKRALRWADGVEMDVRVTGDGKIIVHHDEGFWSDGEYYCVSELTFAEIKRLHPLGKLVPSVEEVIRSVSGFFDFDVKEPEAVEPLLNLVEKNSLFASSVFSADNPDIVRKLISECPDCRVGFSIIGYSNALLLPTLKGLYSVHVPIDAVSYIGFRNLTAILRAARKRGLKIFLWNYRMDEVRWVPRLLPFVDAVISDDPARLRKAFMNGAY, from the coding sequence ATGAGAGTGCTCACGTTGGGACACAGGGGTTGCAGGGGGAAGATTGAGAACACCATTCCAGCCTTCAAAAGGGCCCTCAGATGGGCTGACGGTGTTGAGATGGACGTCAGGGTTACTGGGGATGGTAAGATTATAGTCCACCATGATGAGGGCTTCTGGAGCGATGGGGAGTATTATTGCGTCTCTGAATTAACCTTTGCTGAAATAAAGCGCCTTCACCCTCTTGGAAAGCTCGTTCCCAGTGTTGAGGAAGTGATCAGGAGTGTTTCAGGATTTTTCGATTTCGATGTCAAAGAGCCTGAAGCCGTGGAACCGCTTTTGAACCTGGTTGAGAAGAACTCTCTTTTTGCATCTTCGGTGTTTTCTGCAGATAATCCTGATATCGTAAGGAAACTGATTTCTGAGTGTCCGGACTGCAGGGTGGGCTTCTCAATAATCGGATATTCAAACGCCCTCCTCCTTCCAACTTTAAAGGGGCTCTACTCCGTTCACGTTCCAATAGATGCAGTTTCATACATTGGCTTCAGGAACCTAACTGCAATTCTCCGGGCTGCCCGGAAAAGGGGGCTCAAGATATTCCTCTGGAACTACAGGATGGACGAGGTGAGGTGGGTTCCAAGACTTCTGCCATTTGTTGATGCAGTAATTTCCGACGACCCCGCCCGCCTGAGAAAAGCTTTTATGAACGGTGCGTATTGA
- a CDS encoding glycerophosphodiester phosphodiesterase family protein produces MWERDRVIVLGHRGYMSNYPENTLLAFRKAVEAGADGIELDVWLTKDGRVVVMHDETIDRTSNMKGRQKDMTLEELKKADVGQGERIPTLEEVFEAIPRNALVNVELKDRDAAREVAEIVAENNPERVMISSFDIDALREYRKYDDETTMGLLIDREEVVPLIPKLKDELNLWSVNVPMEAIPLIGLEKTLQALHWVRSLGLKVVLWTENDVLFYKDDNLAKLKGLFEVVIANDVVRMIEYLKKLGLR; encoded by the coding sequence ATGTGGGAGCGTGATAGGGTTATCGTCCTCGGACACAGGGGGTACATGAGCAACTACCCTGAAAACACTCTCCTTGCCTTCAGGAAGGCGGTTGAGGCAGGTGCAGACGGCATAGAGCTGGACGTCTGGCTTACAAAGGACGGGCGCGTAGTGGTGATGCACGACGAGACCATAGACAGGACGAGCAACATGAAGGGCAGGCAGAAGGACATGACCCTCGAAGAGCTCAAGAAGGCGGACGTTGGGCAGGGTGAGAGGATCCCGACGCTTGAAGAGGTCTTTGAGGCCATTCCAAGGAATGCACTTGTGAACGTTGAGCTGAAGGACAGAGACGCCGCCCGCGAAGTTGCTGAAATCGTAGCAGAGAACAACCCTGAACGGGTAATGATATCCTCCTTTGATATAGATGCCCTCCGCGAGTACAGAAAGTACGACGATGAGACCACGATGGGCCTCCTCATAGACCGTGAGGAAGTGGTGCCTTTAATCCCGAAGCTCAAGGATGAGCTCAACCTCTGGTCGGTGAACGTCCCCATGGAGGCGATACCGCTCATAGGGCTTGAAAAGACCCTCCAGGCCCTTCACTGGGTCCGCTCCCTGGGCCTGAAGGTTGTTCTGTGGACTGAAAACGACGTTCTCTTCTACAAGGACGATAACCTCGCCAAGCTCAAGGGGCTCTTTGAAGTGGTTATAGCGAACGACGTGGTGAGGATGATAGAGTACCTTAAAAAGCTCGGGCTGAGATGA
- a CDS encoding NAD(P)/FAD-dependent oxidoreductase yields MKTKVAIIGAGISGASIARVLSKYENLEVHLIEKAPDVGWGVSKANTALIHGGYDDDPEKYPMRAKLCIRGNRLWHQWVKELQIPHVWNGALIVATKEEDFDELEKLLERGRRNGVPEMRIVDRDELFHLEPGLTREAIGALWVPIVGQIGPIPAVIALVENAVANGVKTHLETEVRGIKVENGEVKGVETNNGFIEADIVINAAGLYADEIARMAGIDYFEIHPRKGEYYLFDDDVPGPRRVLFPTPTPISKGIVVTTEISGHLMIGPNAQDLPPEEKDNLATTEEGLREVWEGAKKLWPNLPPKSKVIRTFAGLRPEPTGGDFIIKAEEEVWGFINVAGIRSPGLTSAPAIAYEVRDIIQRDLGINLVEKEKWNPYRKDITHFFMLPPEKANELIKKNPSYGKIVCRCNHVSEGDILEAIERMKFIGVKTPSVDSVKFRTKATTGTCQGSFCRPKIVQLLAREYGVEPWEVTLKGRGSEIGIGDVKALLRGEEA; encoded by the coding sequence ATGAAGACCAAGGTTGCCATCATCGGTGCTGGGATAAGCGGTGCGAGTATAGCGCGCGTCTTGAGCAAATATGAGAATCTGGAAGTTCATCTAATAGAGAAAGCTCCCGACGTTGGCTGGGGCGTCAGTAAAGCCAACACTGCCCTCATCCACGGCGGCTACGATGATGACCCTGAGAAGTATCCGATGAGGGCAAAGCTCTGCATCAGGGGAAACCGCCTCTGGCACCAGTGGGTTAAGGAGCTTCAAATTCCTCATGTGTGGAACGGCGCTCTGATAGTCGCCACGAAGGAAGAGGACTTCGACGAGCTGGAGAAGCTTCTGGAGCGCGGGCGGAGAAACGGCGTCCCCGAAATGAGGATCGTTGATAGGGATGAGCTCTTCCACCTTGAGCCGGGCCTCACGAGGGAGGCGATAGGTGCTCTATGGGTTCCGATAGTTGGCCAGATCGGCCCGATTCCAGCGGTTATAGCCCTGGTTGAGAACGCCGTGGCTAACGGCGTCAAAACCCACCTTGAGACGGAAGTTAGGGGCATAAAGGTTGAGAACGGCGAGGTTAAGGGCGTCGAGACCAACAACGGCTTCATCGAGGCGGACATCGTTATAAACGCCGCAGGCCTCTACGCCGATGAGATTGCTAGAATGGCCGGAATAGACTACTTCGAGATACACCCGAGGAAGGGTGAATACTACCTCTTTGACGACGATGTTCCCGGCCCGAGGAGGGTTCTCTTCCCGACGCCGACGCCGATAAGCAAGGGTATCGTTGTTACAACGGAAATAAGCGGCCACCTCATGATAGGGCCGAACGCCCAGGACCTTCCGCCCGAGGAGAAGGACAACCTCGCCACTACGGAGGAGGGGCTAAGGGAGGTCTGGGAGGGTGCTAAAAAGCTCTGGCCGAACCTCCCGCCGAAGAGCAAGGTGATAAGGACTTTCGCCGGGCTGAGGCCTGAACCCACCGGCGGGGACTTCATAATCAAGGCTGAGGAAGAGGTATGGGGCTTCATAAACGTCGCGGGAATACGCTCTCCGGGTTTAACTAGCGCTCCAGCCATAGCCTACGAGGTCAGGGACATAATCCAGCGCGATCTAGGAATTAATCTCGTGGAGAAGGAAAAGTGGAACCCGTACAGGAAGGATATAACCCACTTCTTCATGCTCCCGCCAGAGAAGGCGAACGAGCTGATAAAGAAGAACCCCTCTTACGGAAAGATAGTGTGCAGGTGCAACCACGTGAGCGAGGGCGATATCCTTGAGGCCATTGAGAGGATGAAGTTCATAGGAGTTAAGACCCCGAGCGTTGATTCCGTAAAGTTCAGGACGAAGGCAACAACGGGAACCTGCCAGGGAAGCTTCTGCAGGCCCAAGATTGTCCAGCTTTTGGCCAGGGAATACGGCGTCGAGCCCTGGGAGGTAACCCTCAAGGGAAGGGGAAGCGAGATTGGAATAGGCGACGTTAAGGCCCTTCTCAGGGGGGAGGAAGCATGA
- a CDS encoding MFS transporter encodes MESESNQGVVRKGFSWGLVLGLALLGFSRSVGWALNKGLSFPLLSSYTQSAFVKGTILALEGLIGILVPPLLGYYSDTLKSKHGRRRPFIMIGGLLAGIAAIMIYTAYAMSVPLIGFALTLAFFYLSMHLYTAQFRALMPDTVESGKRGTASGVITLLEWAGNLFLFGLAGYLIAKAVDMTGESEGIKALTQTPYLKIPFLVTAFFLIGAAVFVYLIVREPEAPDIEENESLGEYLWSIVRNRDFLKFYAAQTLWWMSFEFIAVFLYGILAFILYGSATEENIKAVTSLGLYLMALFNVAVLLGALPGGIIYDKLGRRLSIVLGGLIFAIPQIWGWFITTKAQITIALGIAGIGWGILMAASYPVIGDLLTKFEREAFTGRYYGFFEATRSLPVLLAGTIGGAIVDLAGENYRVLFPIGALLVLLALPMVWMMKNLDVEGGKE; translated from the coding sequence ATGGAATCCGAATCGAACCAGGGTGTTGTGAGGAAGGGCTTCAGCTGGGGTCTTGTCCTTGGTCTCGCCCTGCTCGGTTTCAGCAGGAGCGTTGGATGGGCTCTAAACAAGGGGCTGTCCTTCCCGCTGTTGTCGAGCTATACCCAGTCGGCGTTTGTTAAAGGTACGATACTGGCCCTCGAGGGATTGATCGGAATACTTGTCCCACCGCTCCTCGGCTATTACAGCGATACCCTGAAGTCGAAGCACGGGAGGAGAAGACCTTTCATTATGATTGGAGGCCTTCTGGCGGGCATAGCAGCTATAATGATATACACCGCCTACGCCATGAGTGTTCCGCTGATCGGCTTCGCCCTGACGCTGGCGTTCTTCTATCTCTCAATGCATCTCTACACGGCCCAGTTCAGGGCCCTTATGCCCGATACAGTTGAGAGCGGAAAGCGTGGAACTGCGAGCGGCGTTATAACCTTGCTGGAGTGGGCCGGTAACCTCTTCCTCTTCGGACTGGCCGGCTACCTAATCGCTAAGGCCGTGGACATGACTGGGGAGAGTGAGGGAATAAAGGCACTCACCCAGACGCCTTACCTCAAGATACCCTTCCTCGTCACGGCGTTCTTCCTTATTGGTGCAGCAGTCTTTGTCTACCTCATTGTCAGAGAACCCGAGGCACCCGACATCGAGGAGAACGAGAGCCTTGGAGAGTACCTCTGGAGCATCGTCAGGAACAGGGACTTCCTCAAGTTCTACGCGGCTCAGACTCTCTGGTGGATGAGCTTTGAGTTCATCGCGGTTTTCCTCTACGGAATCCTCGCGTTCATACTCTACGGTTCAGCAACGGAGGAGAACATCAAGGCGGTAACATCCCTCGGCCTTTACCTGATGGCGCTCTTCAACGTCGCCGTTCTTCTCGGTGCCCTGCCAGGAGGAATCATCTACGACAAGCTCGGCAGAAGGCTGAGCATAGTCCTTGGAGGCCTGATCTTTGCAATTCCACAGATATGGGGATGGTTCATAACGACCAAGGCCCAGATAACGATAGCCTTAGGAATAGCGGGCATAGGCTGGGGAATCCTCATGGCGGCATCGTACCCAGTAATCGGCGACCTTCTGACCAAGTTCGAGAGGGAAGCGTTCACGGGCAGATACTACGGCTTCTTCGAAGCCACCCGCTCCCTCCCGGTGCTCCTCGCAGGAACGATCGGTGGGGCAATCGTTGACCTCGCGGGCGAGAACTACAGGGTGCTTTTCCCGATAGGTGCCCTCCTCGTACTCCTCGCGCTACCGATGGTGTGGATGATGAAGAACCTTGACGTCGAGGGAGGGAAGGAGTAA